One genomic segment of Mesoaciditoga lauensis cd-1655R = DSM 25116 includes these proteins:
- the mce gene encoding methylmalonyl-CoA epimerase produces the protein MKAFKIDHIGVAVKSAEEASKIFKDVLNLEVEEEVLEDRKLKVAMVMVGDSRVELLEDMDENGTISKFIEKRGEGLHHMALEVDDIYKSVERLKAEGYRIISEPAPGAGGTIVAFVHPKDVHGILLELVERRQNNGQK, from the coding sequence ATGAAAGCTTTTAAAATAGATCATATAGGAGTAGCTGTGAAATCAGCCGAAGAGGCTTCAAAGATTTTCAAAGACGTCTTGAATCTAGAAGTGGAAGAAGAAGTACTTGAAGATAGAAAGCTAAAAGTAGCCATGGTGATGGTAGGTGACTCAAGAGTGGAACTTCTTGAGGATATGGATGAAAACGGAACGATCTCAAAATTCATAGAAAAAAGAGGAGAAGGCCTTCACCATATGGCGTTGGAAGTGGATGACATATACAAAAGCGTTGAGAGACTGAAAGCAGAGGGATACAGAATAATCTCCGAACCAGCGCCCGGCGCAGGAGGAACAATTGTGGCTTTTGTCCATCCAAAAGATGTTCATGGGATACTTTTGGAACTCGTCGAGAGGAGGCAAAACAATGGACAAAAATGA
- a CDS encoding OadG family protein, giving the protein MEKTWTISIVGIIVALGGLGFIAIFFAIVGHFFHKNSKKKAEKNVSAAKKAVPRVEERKAPTTYIEKAENVEISEMDEVVAVISAAIASFEGEKMPKILSIRSVDNDRAPRNMWRFHNPQKIWRINKRK; this is encoded by the coding sequence GTGGAAAAGACATGGACTATTTCCATAGTTGGAATAATAGTGGCATTAGGCGGATTGGGATTCATAGCCATTTTCTTCGCAATAGTAGGGCACTTTTTTCATAAAAACAGCAAGAAAAAGGCCGAAAAAAACGTTTCAGCTGCGAAAAAAGCAGTGCCTCGCGTCGAAGAGAGAAAAGCGCCAACTACGTATATAGAAAAAGCTGAAAACGTTGAAATATCTGAAATGGATGAAGTAGTGGCCGTTATAAGCGCGGCAATCGCTTCGTTTGAGGGTGAAAAAATGCCGAAAATACTTTCCATAAGAAGTGTTGATAATGATAGAGCACCTCGCAATATGTGGCGTTTCCATAATCCTCAAAAAATTTGGAGAATCAACAAGAGGAAATAA
- the meaB gene encoding methylmalonyl Co-A mutase-associated GTPase MeaB, protein MLNIRMRDDELIEGMKKGDRKALAKMLSLCENFPEKANSLLKEMKKSTAHVIGLTGSPGVGKSTLMNSILDKLSTKQVGVIVVDPSSPFTHGALLGDRIRMQSHATAENIFIRSFASRGALGGLSPSIYEACDAFEAFGMDDVIIETVGVGQSEVDVKNVADTVAVVLSPDGGDEVQMMKAGLMEIADIFIINKSDNPKAQMLMSKLKAIMAMGNKTIPIFLTNAITGEGVSEVVKAFDERFHEMETTNLLFEKRKARLVHHVKASLRRELDELVEKSEIKDDKNDFLKLKNFFVNELCKKYK, encoded by the coding sequence TTGTTGAACATTCGCATGCGTGATGATGAACTCATTGAAGGAATGAAAAAAGGCGATAGAAAAGCGCTTGCAAAGATGTTATCTTTGTGCGAGAATTTTCCTGAAAAAGCCAATTCTTTGCTCAAAGAAATGAAAAAGAGCACCGCACATGTAATAGGCTTAACGGGAAGTCCGGGCGTGGGAAAATCAACGCTTATGAATTCCATTCTTGATAAGTTATCCACCAAGCAAGTTGGCGTGATAGTTGTAGACCCTTCAAGTCCTTTTACACATGGGGCGTTGTTGGGTGATAGAATCAGGATGCAATCTCACGCTACGGCTGAAAATATATTCATAAGAAGTTTTGCCAGCCGAGGGGCATTGGGGGGACTTTCTCCTTCCATTTACGAAGCTTGCGATGCGTTTGAAGCCTTTGGTATGGATGATGTGATAATTGAAACCGTCGGTGTTGGACAATCAGAAGTGGATGTAAAGAACGTTGCGGACACTGTAGCTGTAGTTCTTTCTCCTGACGGTGGAGATGAAGTCCAAATGATGAAAGCGGGCTTAATGGAGATAGCTGATATTTTCATAATCAACAAGTCCGACAACCCAAAGGCCCAAATGCTTATGTCTAAATTAAAAGCCATTATGGCGATGGGAAATAAAACAATTCCGATCTTTCTTACGAATGCCATAACGGGTGAAGGCGTTTCTGAAGTGGTTAAGGCCTTTGATGAGAGATTCCATGAAATGGAAACGACCAATCTGCTTTTTGAAAAAAGAAAGGCAAGGCTTGTTCATCATGTGAAAGCCTCTCTGAGAAGGGAATTAGATGAACTGGTTGAAAAATCCGAAATAAAGGACGATAAAAATGACTTTTTGAAATTAAAAAATTTTTTTGTAAACGAATTGTGCAAAAAATACAAGTAG
- a CDS encoding cobalamin B12-binding domain-containing protein — protein sequence MIKVMIAKPGLDGHDRGAKVIARALRDAGMEVIYTGIRQTPEQIAQAAVDEDVDVLGLSILSGAHMKLVPKVLELLKEKGAQIPVFVGGIIPEEDAEKLKEMGVVEVYGPGTSTQEVAEQVKSFVEHSHA from the coding sequence ATGATAAAGGTTATGATAGCAAAACCAGGTTTGGATGGTCACGATAGAGGGGCAAAAGTTATCGCCAGAGCTTTAAGGGATGCCGGAATGGAAGTTATATACACGGGCATAAGACAAACGCCTGAACAAATAGCCCAAGCGGCTGTTGATGAAGATGTAGATGTATTAGGCCTTTCCATCCTTTCGGGAGCTCACATGAAACTGGTACCAAAAGTGTTAGAGCTGCTAAAAGAAAAAGGCGCTCAGATTCCTGTTTTTGTTGGTGGTATAATCCCAGAAGAAGATGCAGAAAAGTTGAAAGAAATGGGCGTTGTAGAAGTTTACGGCCCGGGAACATCTACACAAGAAGTGGCAGAGCAGGTGAAAAGTTTTGTTGAACATTCGCATGCGTGA
- a CDS encoding acyl-CoA mutase large subunit family protein, translated as MKKEYERWNEKTEETLKKFPERGEFKTTWGEDVKRLYTPLDVGDYSEIGFPGEYPFTRGVQNTMYRGKFWTMRQYAGFGTAEESNKRYRYLLEQGQSGLSVAFDLPTQIGYDSDDPHSLGEVGKVGVAIDSLEDMETLFNEIPLDKVSTSMTINSTAAILLAMYLSVGEKRGVSRDKLRGTIQNDILKEYIARGTYIFPPQPSMRIITNIFEFCSKEMPLWNTISISGYHIREAGADAVQEVAFTLADGVEYVRAAVKAGLDPNVFGKRLSFFFASHNDFLEEIAKFRAARRMWAKLMKEKFNVTNPSAMRLKFHTQTSGSTLTAQQPDNNIVRVALQALAAVLGGTQSLHTNSRDEALALPTEESVRIALRTQQIIAYESGVPKTVDPLAGSYYIENLTDSIEKKAFEYIDKIEEFGGMVKAIEAGYVQQEISNRAYEYQKAVESGKQIVVGVNKFTVDEEPPKSILKVNDKVEQEQIEKLKSLRKRRDNEKVEKALKVLENVAQTNDNVMPPIIDAVKVYATIGEISNVLRKVFGEYKESITI; from the coding sequence ATAAAAAAAGAGTATGAAAGATGGAATGAAAAAACCGAAGAAACTCTGAAGAAATTTCCGGAGCGTGGGGAATTTAAAACCACATGGGGTGAAGACGTCAAAAGGCTTTACACTCCATTAGATGTGGGAGATTATTCAGAAATAGGTTTCCCGGGTGAATATCCCTTTACGCGCGGAGTCCAAAACACCATGTACAGAGGGAAGTTTTGGACTATGCGTCAGTACGCTGGTTTTGGCACGGCTGAAGAATCAAACAAAAGATACAGATATCTTCTAGAGCAAGGACAAAGTGGTCTGTCTGTTGCCTTCGATCTTCCAACTCAGATAGGATACGATTCTGATGATCCACACTCGCTGGGAGAGGTTGGGAAGGTTGGCGTCGCAATTGATTCACTAGAAGATATGGAAACACTCTTCAATGAAATACCCCTTGACAAGGTAAGCACTTCCATGACTATAAACTCCACCGCCGCCATCTTACTTGCGATGTATTTGAGCGTTGGAGAAAAAAGAGGGGTTTCCAGAGATAAACTGAGAGGTACCATTCAAAATGATATTTTGAAAGAGTATATAGCACGTGGAACTTACATATTTCCACCTCAGCCATCGATGAGGATAATTACCAACATATTCGAATTTTGTTCTAAGGAAATGCCACTTTGGAATACGATAAGCATCAGTGGCTATCATATAAGAGAAGCTGGAGCAGACGCTGTGCAAGAAGTCGCATTTACTTTGGCAGATGGTGTCGAATACGTGAGAGCCGCCGTGAAAGCGGGATTGGATCCAAACGTGTTTGGCAAAAGGCTTTCATTCTTCTTCGCTTCTCACAACGATTTCCTGGAAGAGATAGCAAAATTCAGAGCCGCAAGAAGAATGTGGGCAAAACTGATGAAGGAGAAATTCAACGTCACGAATCCTTCTGCCATGAGGCTTAAATTCCATACCCAAACTTCCGGTTCAACACTTACAGCACAACAACCAGATAACAACATAGTGCGTGTTGCTCTTCAAGCGTTGGCGGCTGTTTTGGGAGGAACTCAATCTTTACATACCAACTCAAGAGACGAAGCGTTGGCGCTTCCTACTGAAGAATCGGTTCGAATAGCACTTCGAACTCAACAAATAATCGCATATGAATCTGGGGTCCCCAAAACGGTCGATCCACTTGCCGGTTCTTATTACATAGAAAATCTTACCGATTCAATTGAGAAAAAAGCCTTTGAGTACATAGACAAAATAGAAGAGTTCGGAGGAATGGTAAAAGCCATCGAAGCTGGCTACGTTCAGCAAGAGATAAGCAATCGTGCTTATGAATACCAAAAAGCTGTGGAATCGGGAAAACAGATCGTGGTAGGAGTGAACAAATTCACGGTAGACGAAGAACCACCAAAGTCCATTTTGAAGGTTAACGACAAGGTGGAACAAGAACAAATAGAAAAACTCAAAAGCCTCAGGAAGAGAAGGGATAACGAAAAAGTGGAAAAAGCTTTAAAAGTCCTGGAAAATGTGGCTCAGACAAATGATAACGTAATGCCTCCAATAATCGACGCCGTAAAAGTTTACGCAACGATCGGAGAGATCTCAAATGTTTTAAGGAAGGTTTTCGGAGAATACAAAGAATCAATAACGATTTGA
- a CDS encoding DNA polymerase III subunit alpha, translating to MKKFVHLHLHTEYSLMDSIVRINSLMEKVKKIGMDAVAITDHGTMAGVEKFHSFAVKNGIKPLIGCEVYMAGEGRKRHHLTIIAKNKNGYFSLVKSLNNLRREDKRGFQDDDIFELKDVVVLSGCLGGKIPTAILNDNFEEAKRLIESYKERFKDDFYLELMDTGLPQQKKINAALIEFSKSYKIKLVATNDVHFLNKEDASAHGLFVSMGRNMKWDGKYAYGSNEYFLKTPDEMAEIFKDVPEAIENTLEIADKCEEYDLNPNFTLPSIYEDTKGENDCEFLRKALKSKVKEAKRWKKIESELKIIESKNFCRYFLVVSDIVKTAEKAGIVIGPGRGSAVSSNVAYSLGITTVDPMKYDLLFERFLNEYRKGDPDIDIDVEDTARNDLITKIMEKFGNDNVVQVGAYGTLGTKAVIRAVGKALDLNERVINDLAWKVSGYPSISQALKENPSLRKSLNDPMIADALKYSSFLEGLAHHRTIHAAGIVMADEAIKERMPLVWNSNSWVSEFDMDSLSELGVVKIDLLGLKTLTNIKETLGENSTRKDMNSLPIEDKSIYDLLKAGKTLGVFQLESPAATSLTKKMAPEKFDDLVALLSLNRPGPMYSGMADEYIKRKHGLSSSKDEFGLNELLKETYGMVIYQEQIMQIAKEIAGFSSADSDLFRKAISKKKSDLMEELKDKFIQGCVKKSGFDTTKAEKLFELINSFASYGFNKSHSVAYAHITAWTAYLKANKPANYLASLMNSHISDTTKLSLYANEAKKMGVDILPPDVNASKAMFSVSSNKILSGLAAIKGVGISLANDIYEERKKGIFESLEDFLARMKEARPTKRAVEALILSGALDSVCSNRKYAVENLDLIWDKAEGGLKALQQELFGGSKSSEIPSIDDYEDYNMTEKLHLQRQYFDLTTSLSNGKGFSKVLEEKEGKVTFYLSENEERFLATDGESEEEIVLPSPLPAGGPYVGIFKYANGKMILEKLLQTPDTTYIYVDNVDEIEIILSKLIDADGKKVVLKMKGISMMIENKTLSEEVTS from the coding sequence AAAGTTCCATTCTTTTGCCGTAAAAAATGGAATAAAGCCTTTGATAGGTTGCGAAGTTTACATGGCTGGAGAAGGCAGAAAGCGCCATCATCTTACCATCATCGCCAAAAACAAAAATGGGTATTTTTCTCTTGTGAAATCTCTCAACAACTTAAGGAGAGAAGATAAAAGAGGATTTCAGGATGACGATATTTTCGAATTGAAAGATGTTGTGGTTTTGTCTGGATGTTTGGGAGGAAAAATCCCCACGGCGATTTTGAATGATAATTTTGAAGAGGCAAAAAGGTTAATAGAAAGTTACAAAGAGCGCTTCAAAGATGATTTTTATCTTGAACTTATGGATACAGGGCTTCCCCAGCAAAAAAAGATAAACGCTGCTTTGATAGAATTTTCAAAATCTTACAAGATAAAACTGGTGGCGACAAACGATGTTCACTTTTTGAATAAAGAAGACGCAAGTGCGCATGGACTCTTCGTTTCCATGGGACGTAACATGAAATGGGATGGCAAATATGCTTATGGAAGCAATGAGTATTTTTTGAAAACGCCAGACGAGATGGCCGAGATTTTCAAAGATGTTCCTGAAGCCATAGAAAACACTCTAGAGATAGCCGATAAATGCGAAGAATATGACCTCAATCCGAACTTCACTCTCCCCTCAATTTACGAAGATACAAAAGGTGAAAACGATTGTGAATTTTTAAGAAAAGCGTTAAAGTCAAAGGTCAAAGAAGCGAAAAGATGGAAAAAGATCGAATCAGAACTTAAAATCATCGAATCTAAAAATTTTTGTAGATATTTCTTAGTCGTAAGCGATATAGTGAAAACCGCTGAAAAAGCGGGAATAGTAATAGGACCTGGCAGGGGATCAGCAGTATCTTCTAACGTTGCCTATTCTTTGGGTATAACAACGGTGGATCCGATGAAATACGATCTCCTTTTTGAGAGATTTTTAAACGAATACAGAAAGGGAGATCCAGATATAGATATAGATGTTGAAGACACGGCAAGAAATGATCTGATCACAAAGATCATGGAAAAGTTTGGGAACGACAATGTGGTTCAGGTAGGAGCCTACGGTACTCTGGGAACCAAAGCGGTTATAAGAGCCGTTGGCAAAGCTCTCGATCTCAATGAAAGGGTTATAAACGATCTTGCATGGAAAGTTTCTGGTTATCCTTCAATTTCGCAGGCACTCAAAGAGAATCCTTCGCTTAGAAAGTCTCTTAACGATCCGATGATCGCTGACGCACTCAAATACTCTTCTTTCTTGGAAGGCCTAGCGCATCACAGGACAATTCACGCTGCAGGTATCGTTATGGCTGACGAAGCCATAAAAGAAAGAATGCCTCTCGTTTGGAATTCAAATTCATGGGTAAGCGAGTTTGATATGGATTCCCTGTCGGAACTTGGCGTGGTAAAAATAGATCTGCTTGGATTGAAAACGCTGACAAATATAAAAGAAACTCTGGGAGAGAATTCAACGAGGAAGGACATGAATTCTTTGCCAATTGAGGATAAAAGCATATACGATTTGTTAAAAGCGGGAAAAACCCTGGGCGTTTTCCAGCTTGAAAGTCCTGCAGCAACATCTTTAACGAAGAAAATGGCTCCAGAGAAGTTTGATGACTTGGTAGCACTTTTAAGTCTAAATAGACCTGGACCGATGTATTCTGGAATGGCCGATGAATACATAAAAAGAAAACATGGGCTCTCTTCAAGCAAAGACGAATTCGGTCTAAACGAGTTGCTTAAAGAAACGTACGGCATGGTGATTTATCAAGAACAAATAATGCAAATTGCGAAAGAAATAGCCGGTTTTTCTTCAGCAGATTCAGATCTATTCCGAAAAGCCATATCGAAAAAGAAAAGCGACCTCATGGAAGAACTTAAAGACAAGTTTATACAAGGTTGTGTTAAAAAAAGTGGTTTTGATACTACAAAAGCAGAAAAGTTGTTCGAACTCATAAATTCGTTTGCCTCTTATGGATTCAACAAATCTCATAGCGTCGCATACGCTCATATAACCGCTTGGACGGCTTACTTAAAAGCTAACAAACCTGCGAATTACCTGGCATCGTTGATGAATTCTCATATATCTGATACAACTAAATTATCCCTGTATGCCAACGAGGCTAAAAAAATGGGTGTAGATATATTGCCACCAGATGTGAACGCTTCAAAAGCGATGTTCAGCGTGAGTTCCAACAAAATTTTGAGCGGTTTGGCAGCCATAAAAGGCGTGGGAATTTCTTTGGCGAACGATATATATGAAGAGAGAAAAAAGGGCATTTTTGAAAGTTTAGAAGATTTCCTTGCAAGGATGAAAGAGGCAAGGCCAACAAAGAGAGCAGTTGAGGCGTTAATACTCAGTGGAGCATTGGATTCCGTTTGTTCTAATCGTAAGTATGCCGTCGAAAATTTGGATCTCATTTGGGATAAAGCAGAAGGGGGATTAAAAGCTCTTCAACAAGAACTTTTCGGTGGTTCAAAAAGTTCAGAGATACCGTCAATAGATGATTATGAAGATTACAACATGACGGAGAAGCTCCACCTTCAAAGGCAGTATTTCGATCTAACTACATCCTTATCAAACGGAAAGGGATTCTCAAAGGTTTTGGAAGAAAAGGAAGGAAAAGTGACTTTCTACTTATCCGAAAATGAAGAAAGATTTCTGGCAACGGATGGTGAAAGCGAAGAAGAAATAGTTTTGCCTTCCCCTTTACCTGCGGGCGGACCATACGTAGGGATTTTCAAATATGCAAATGGAAAGATGATCTTGGAAAAGCTCTTACAAACACCTGATACCACCTACATTTATGTCGATAACGTAGATGAGATCGAAATTATTCTCTCCAAGCTCATCGATGCAGACGGGAAAAAGGTTGTTCTGAAGATGAAAGGCATTTCGATGATGATAGAAAACAAAACCTTAAGTGAGGAGGTAACATCGTGA
- a CDS encoding acyl-CoA carboxylase subunit beta, translating to MDKNEDLLKRREMIRLGGGEEKIKKQHEAGKLTARERIKLLLDEGTFLEIDDHVKHRSTYFGLDKKNFPADGVVTGLGKINGRNVAIFSQDFTVQGGSLGEMHAKKIAKIQDMAMKLGVPLIGINDSGGARIQEGVDSLYGYGEIFYRNTLASGVIPQITVIAGPCAGGAVYSPAITDFVLMVDKTSKMFITGPEVIKAVTGENVTQESLGGALVHNTKSGVAHFIAKNEVEMVEMVKKLLSYIPSNNMEEPPILEPVQIPSDPSLDKIVPEDPHKPYDMVEVINRVVDPNSFFEVHAKFARSMVIGFARINGKSVGIVANQPKVLAGVLDIDSSDKAARFIRFLDAFNIPIITFVDTPGFLPGTVQEYGGIIRHGAKLLYAYSEASVPKITVITHKAYGGAYIAMGSKHLGADLVLAWPSAEVAVMGAEGAANIIFRKEIKASKEPEKTRKEKIKEYADAFSNPYVAASRGYVDTVILPSETRQYLVDGLERLSSKAEGKPSKKHGNIPL from the coding sequence ATGGACAAAAATGAAGATCTCCTTAAACGTCGTGAAATGATCAGGTTGGGTGGCGGTGAAGAAAAGATAAAGAAGCAACATGAAGCGGGAAAACTCACCGCACGAGAGAGAATAAAACTCCTTTTGGATGAAGGAACGTTTTTGGAAATAGACGATCATGTTAAACATCGCTCTACTTATTTTGGTCTGGATAAAAAGAACTTTCCCGCCGATGGCGTGGTAACAGGCCTTGGAAAAATAAACGGAAGAAACGTGGCTATTTTCTCACAAGATTTCACAGTCCAGGGTGGTTCACTTGGAGAAATGCACGCCAAGAAGATAGCCAAGATTCAGGATATGGCTATGAAACTGGGAGTACCCCTCATCGGCATCAACGATTCGGGAGGAGCCCGCATTCAAGAAGGAGTGGATTCACTTTACGGATACGGAGAGATATTCTATCGAAACACCCTTGCTTCAGGTGTCATCCCACAAATAACTGTAATAGCAGGCCCTTGTGCCGGTGGTGCGGTTTATTCGCCGGCGATAACGGATTTCGTTTTAATGGTCGACAAAACTTCCAAAATGTTCATAACCGGTCCAGAAGTGATAAAAGCCGTTACAGGTGAAAATGTCACTCAGGAATCATTGGGTGGGGCGTTGGTTCACAACACAAAGAGTGGAGTTGCCCATTTCATAGCCAAGAATGAAGTGGAAATGGTTGAAATGGTGAAAAAACTCCTTTCTTACATACCTTCAAACAATATGGAAGAGCCACCGATCCTTGAACCTGTCCAAATCCCTTCAGATCCTTCTTTGGACAAAATAGTTCCAGAGGACCCTCATAAACCTTATGACATGGTAGAGGTTATAAATAGAGTGGTAGATCCAAACAGTTTCTTTGAAGTTCATGCAAAATTTGCCCGTTCAATGGTTATAGGGTTTGCCAGGATAAACGGAAAAAGTGTCGGAATAGTGGCGAATCAACCAAAAGTGCTGGCAGGTGTACTGGATATAGATTCATCTGACAAAGCCGCGCGTTTCATACGATTCCTGGATGCCTTTAACATTCCAATAATAACGTTTGTGGATACCCCTGGCTTTTTGCCGGGTACCGTTCAAGAATACGGTGGTATAATCCGCCATGGCGCTAAATTGCTTTACGCTTACAGTGAAGCTTCCGTTCCAAAAATCACCGTTATCACCCATAAAGCTTATGGTGGTGCATACATAGCGATGGGGAGTAAACATCTGGGTGCCGATCTGGTGTTGGCCTGGCCCAGTGCTGAAGTGGCCGTGATGGGTGCTGAAGGAGCGGCTAACATCATCTTTAGAAAAGAGATAAAAGCTTCAAAAGAACCCGAAAAGACTCGTAAGGAAAAGATAAAAGAATACGCCGATGCTTTTTCAAATCCATACGTTGCGGCTTCAAGGGGATACGTGGATACGGTCATTCTTCCCTCGGAAACCAGGCAATATCTTGTTGATGGATTGGAAAGACTTTCTTCTAAAGCTGAAGGTAAACCGTCCAAAAAGCACGGAAACATTCCTCTGTGA